The following coding sequences lie in one Panicum virgatum strain AP13 chromosome 6N, P.virgatum_v5, whole genome shotgun sequence genomic window:
- the LOC120679650 gene encoding uncharacterized protein LOC120679650, translating to MARWSPRPLLVLLLLLALFCSHIALCASAKPGKPKASGGRKALLAASSTGHDGEDAPATKPGKSAAAAGNIKKKLAGDAKNQTKVAKVKKPESAAAAKGAAKKAAGKAAAGGDAAIAKVPKADKAKVPKPDKAAAAKAKGADSAKVAKVKGDDSAKPAKAAKAGKPTKTAKSETAAGKAKKPANSTADAGAKPAKPGKKAPVVAGAKANATAVSKEEAAAGAEVEEDVVFAEEAEGTGDLISEFRGLPAQLQETLMPDLARLSHHSKAYLSAANAGIADGVRPILGGRWAAAAASAASVLVLLLPLFMLTALVRRMGPYLPLLHRALLLAQAYLAIYFATLALAAAVTGLEPLRFFHAASPAAYAWTQAAQSLGFMGYLVLQMVDLVAVFSGAASPEEDGGGDAAKALGLAQMVVGLAVGLHYYAAVFHRAAAGEAPRANWRVYAVYAACFVVVCACARAERRKKAYLAGTDGAAEEWKKS from the coding sequence ATGGCGCGTTGGTCGCCACGGCCCCTGCtggtgctgctcctgctgctcgcgCTCTTCTGCTCCCACATTGCGCTCTGCGCCTCCGCCAAGCCGGGTAAGCCCAAGGCCTCCGGCGGCCGGAAGGCGCTGCTGGCGGCGTCGTCCACCGGTCACGACGGGGAGGACGCGCCGGCGACCAAGCCGGGAaagagcgccgcggcggcgggcaacATCAAGAAgaagctcgccggagacgccaaGAACCAGACCAAGGTCGCCAAGGTCAAGAAGCCGGAgtcggccgccgcggcgaaAGGGGCCGCCAAGAAGGCCGCCGGGAAGGCGGCTGCGGGCGGGGACGCCGCCATTGCCAAGGTCCCCAAGGCGGACAAGGCCAAGGTCCCAAAGCCGGataaggcggcggccgccaaGGCCAAGGGCGCCGATTCGGCCAAGGTCGCCAAGGTTAAGGGCGACGATTCGGCCAAGCCTGCCAAGGCTGCGAAGGCGGGGAAGCCGACGAAGACGGCGAAATCTGAGACCGCGGCGGGGAAGGCCAAGAAACCGGCCAATTCGACCGCGGACGCCGGTGCCAAGCCGGCCAAGCCCGGCAAGAAGGCGCCGGTGGTCGCCGGCGCGAAGGCGAACGCGACCGCAGTGAgcaaggaggaggcggcggcgggggcggaggtggaggaggacgtggtgttcgcggaggaggcggaggggacGGGCGACCTCATCTCCGAGTTCCGGGGCCTGCCCGCGCAGTTGCAGGAGACGCTGATGCCGGACCTGGCGCGCCTGTCGCACCACTCCAAGGCGTACCTGTCCGCGGCGAACGCCGGGATCGCCGACGGCGTGCGCCCGATCCTGGGcggccggtgggcggcggcggccgcctccgcggcGTCGGTGCTGGTGCTCCTGCTGCCGCTCTTCATGCTCACGGCGCTGGTCCGGCGCATGGGCCCGTACCTGCCGCTCCTCCACCGCGCGCTGCTGCTGGCGCAGGCGTACCTCGCCATCTACTTCGCGACGCtggcgctcgccgcggccgtgACGGGGCTGGAGCCGCTCCGGTTCTTCCACGCGGCGTCCCCGGCCGCGTACGCCTGGACGCAGGCCGCGCAGTCGCTGGGGTTCATGGGCTACCTCGTGCTCCAGATGGTGGACCTCGTGGCGGTCTTCTCCGGCGCGGCGTCCcccgaggaggacggcggcggggacgccgcCAAGGCGCTGGGCCTCGCGCAGATGGTGGTGGGGCTCGCCGTCGGCCTGCACTACTACGCCGCGGTCTTCCAccgcgccgcggccggggaggcgCCCCGCGCCAACTGGCGCGTGTACGCCGTGTACGCGGCGTGCTTCGTCGTCGTGTGCGCCTGCGCGCGCgccgagaggaggaagaaggcctaCCTCGCCGGCAccgacggcgccgccgaggaGTGGAAGAAGAGCTGA